One Tolypothrix bouteillei VB521301 DNA window includes the following coding sequences:
- a CDS encoding PQQ-dependent sugar dehydrogenase, whose product MKSLRWLLLFLFLGTAACVQTSAYPEESTPQASAPSTQLAQNSAQTENVIPTETLSPTPINIDVKSLPKPFATDSASKGPQVVAIPAKPTLRVPSGFVVNVFAEGLNAPRWLALTPTGDVLVTETRQNRIRLLKDTNGDGVADIKETFASSANGLNIPFGMAFADNSFFLGNTDAVLKFPYQQGQQQLIGNGQKIADLPGGGYNQHWTRNVLSSPDSKKIYVSIGSETNVDEEPLPRASVQVMNLDGTGRQTFASGLRNPVGLDFHPVTKELYTTVNERDGIGDDLVPDYFTRIQQGEFYGWPYTYLTPNNLDPRQTTGNKSKQPDLAARTRTPDVLFQAHSAALGLQFYDGQTFPQKYRNGAFVAFRGSWNRDRGTGYKIVFVPFDSKGRPQGYYEDFLTGFLLDPSIPTTWGRPVGLLVLPDGSLLVTEEANNRIYRIQYKG is encoded by the coding sequence ATGAAATCTCTGCGTTGGTTGCTGCTGTTTCTGTTTCTGGGTACAGCAGCCTGCGTTCAAACCAGTGCCTACCCAGAAGAATCTACACCCCAAGCTTCTGCACCTTCTACTCAACTAGCACAGAATTCAGCACAAACAGAAAATGTGATTCCGACTGAGACTCTGTCTCCTACACCCATTAATATTGACGTCAAAAGTTTACCAAAACCTTTTGCTACTGATAGTGCTTCAAAAGGACCTCAAGTTGTAGCGATTCCTGCAAAACCGACTCTGCGCGTACCCTCTGGCTTTGTTGTTAACGTTTTTGCCGAGGGTTTAAATGCACCGCGTTGGTTGGCTTTAACTCCGACTGGAGATGTTTTGGTGACAGAAACCAGACAAAATCGCATTCGTTTACTTAAAGATACCAACGGTGATGGCGTGGCTGATATTAAAGAGACATTTGCTAGTTCTGCAAATGGACTGAATATTCCCTTTGGTATGGCTTTTGCAGATAATTCCTTCTTTTTGGGTAATACTGATGCTGTCTTGAAATTTCCTTACCAACAAGGTCAACAGCAACTCATTGGGAACGGACAAAAAATCGCTGATTTACCCGGTGGTGGATACAATCAGCACTGGACTCGTAACGTATTGTCATCACCAGATAGTAAAAAAATATACGTCTCTATTGGTTCGGAAACTAATGTAGATGAAGAACCACTACCAAGGGCTTCCGTACAGGTTATGAACTTAGATGGGACTGGGCGGCAAACCTTTGCCTCCGGTTTGCGTAACCCAGTGGGTCTGGACTTTCATCCTGTAACGAAAGAACTTTACACAACTGTCAACGAACGAGACGGCATAGGAGATGATTTAGTACCAGATTACTTTACTCGCATTCAGCAGGGAGAATTTTATGGATGGCCTTATACGTACCTAACACCTAATAATCTTGACCCCCGCCAAACCACAGGTAACAAAAGCAAACAACCCGACTTAGCAGCTCGCACTCGTACTCCAGATGTTTTATTTCAAGCACATTCAGCTGCTTTGGGCTTGCAGTTTTATGACGGACAAACCTTTCCCCAAAAATACCGTAATGGTGCTTTTGTTGCCTTTCGCGGTTCTTGGAATCGCGATCGCGGTACTGGTTACAAAATTGTCTTTGTCCCTTTTGATAGTAAAGGCAGACCCCAAGGCTACTATGAAGACTTCCTCACGGGATTTTTACTTGACCCTTCCATACCCACAACTTGGGGGCGTCCTGTAGGGTTACTTGTCCTACCTGATGGTAGTCTTCTCGTCACCGAGGAAGCTAACAATCGGATTTATAGGATTCAGTACAAAGGTTAG
- a CDS encoding HEAT repeat domain-containing protein has protein sequence MYDEEDLSLLDDVEIELESPLDRLGPLTAEAETPKPNPEAMLALLEHPEPQQRMLASRAFCDIEDARAIPHLIRLLTDTCPLVRVSVAYALGRNPSPDAVQPLITQLNLDWNGYVRKGIVWALGNCRDRRSLVPLTDALRTDISAVRLWAASALVQMADVGYEAVVGAIPPLIEALVQDPVAPVRSNCAWALGQLCRQLPSNVVYATAVDALIQSFAEDKDLGVREDAKAAILGVGDTRGLQMVETLELEGWF, from the coding sequence ATGTATGACGAAGAAGACCTAAGCTTACTTGATGATGTAGAGATAGAACTGGAAAGTCCCCTAGATCGTTTAGGACCGCTGACTGCGGAAGCAGAAACACCTAAGCCAAATCCAGAGGCAATGCTAGCTCTACTGGAACATCCAGAACCACAGCAGAGAATGCTGGCTTCTCGTGCTTTTTGTGACATAGAAGATGCACGAGCTATTCCGCATTTGATTCGTTTGTTAACTGATACTTGCCCTTTGGTACGGGTGAGCGTAGCATACGCCCTCGGACGCAACCCAAGCCCAGATGCCGTGCAGCCATTGATTACCCAATTAAACCTAGATTGGAATGGTTACGTGCGTAAAGGCATTGTTTGGGCATTGGGAAACTGTCGCGATCGCCGTTCTTTAGTGCCCCTAACAGATGCGTTAAGAACTGATATTTCAGCAGTACGTTTGTGGGCTGCAAGCGCCCTAGTTCAGATGGCAGATGTAGGTTATGAAGCAGTTGTGGGGGCAATACCACCCTTGATTGAAGCATTAGTGCAAGACCCCGTTGCTCCCGTGCGAAGTAATTGTGCCTGGGCATTAGGGCAACTGTGTCGCCAACTCCCTTCTAATGTCGTCTACGCCACAGCTGTAGACGCTTTAATTCAATCTTTCGCAGAAGACAAAGATTTAGGAGTTAGGGAGGATGCCAAAGCAGCTATCTTGGGCGTCGGTGACACCCGTGGTCTCCAGATGGTAGAAACCCTCGAACTTGAGGGATGGTTTTGA
- a CDS encoding GNAT family N-acetyltransferase, with protein MESLLPDYIVRRGSTLDRALLVKFMQRTYQELFPEQQDFSHLVQTVEQYFSTKTPVWWVLADQGNQEDKEATSTLSTPSSSPVACIWVGNAIDQIQGTRHAHIFLLYVAPEYRRQGIAKALMLYVEEWAKARGDRQIALQVFESNTAAYNLYNQLGYGTQSLWMFKPLNRDE; from the coding sequence TTGGAATCCTTACTACCTGATTATATTGTTCGTCGTGGTTCTACTCTAGACCGCGCCCTATTGGTCAAGTTCATGCAGCGAACTTACCAAGAACTTTTTCCAGAGCAACAGGATTTTTCTCATTTAGTACAAACAGTTGAACAGTATTTCTCTACTAAAACACCTGTTTGGTGGGTTTTAGCAGACCAAGGAAACCAGGAGGACAAGGAAGCAACGTCTACCTTGTCTACCCCGTCCTCTTCTCCTGTCGCCTGTATCTGGGTTGGAAATGCCATCGATCAGATACAGGGAACTCGTCACGCTCATATTTTTTTACTTTATGTTGCGCCAGAATATCGGCGACAGGGAATAGCTAAAGCTTTGATGCTGTATGTAGAAGAGTGGGCCAAGGCTAGAGGAGATCGCCAAATAGCATTACAAGTGTTTGAGTCTAACACGGCTGCATACAATCTTTACAATCAACTGGGCTACGGAACTCAATCACTGTGGATGTTTAAACCTCTTAACCGTGACGAATAA
- a CDS encoding AmpG family muropeptide MFS transporter — MAALLLLGFSSGLPLFLTSKTLQLWMQDAKVDLGTITLFGLMALPYSLKFLWSPLVDRFVPPFLGPRRGWLILTQVGLVVAIVAMALQQPSQNVQVLNILAITAFVISFLSATQDIVGDAYRTDVLQPLELETGASLWVLGYRVALFITSFLAIALADIIPWNAVYFLMAAFMAVGIITTLWAPAELQQRTTSTPVSPLSFKEGIFIVLIGLLVAGLLGGAISRAIALPVFYWVLAILLIGWIALSVLTPKKHLNQTQNQSPQSLQDAVILPLQDFFERFGISQASLILIFILLYKLGDALVGVTGNLFLREIGFSKTEIAAIQGVMGLIATTVGVLVGGIVMSKIGINRALWIFGVLQLVSNLGYYVLSVAGKNSNLLVLAINVENFCAGLVTVVTVAFLMSLCSHSFTTTQFALFSSLMAISRDILSAPSGDLAKATGWSSFFLLTLVAALPGLLLLPVIAPWNQHPKPFSRPGLDYEE; from the coding sequence ATGGCGGCTTTATTGTTGCTGGGTTTTTCATCCGGTTTGCCGTTATTTTTAACTAGCAAAACTTTACAATTATGGATGCAAGATGCAAAGGTGGATTTAGGCACAATTACGTTATTTGGTCTAATGGCGTTGCCTTATTCCTTAAAATTTTTGTGGTCTCCACTCGTTGACAGGTTTGTACCGCCTTTCCTAGGACCAAGGCGTGGTTGGCTGATCTTGACTCAAGTAGGGTTGGTAGTTGCGATCGTCGCTATGGCTTTGCAACAACCATCTCAAAACGTACAAGTCCTGAACATACTAGCAATTACTGCTTTTGTCATTTCGTTTTTAAGTGCGACTCAAGACATTGTCGGTGACGCCTACCGTACAGATGTCTTGCAGCCACTGGAATTAGAAACAGGCGCATCGCTTTGGGTACTTGGCTACCGTGTCGCTTTATTTATCACGAGTTTCCTCGCTATAGCTTTAGCTGATATTATTCCTTGGAATGCAGTTTATTTTCTGATGGCTGCTTTTATGGCTGTAGGTATAATCACAACCCTTTGGGCACCAGCAGAACTGCAGCAACGCACAACTTCAACCCCCGTTTCTCCCTTGTCTTTCAAAGAAGGGATTTTTATAGTGTTGATAGGTTTGTTAGTTGCAGGTTTATTGGGAGGAGCGATCTCTCGTGCTATAGCGTTACCCGTGTTCTACTGGGTGCTAGCAATTTTGTTGATAGGCTGGATAGCTTTATCTGTTCTGACACCAAAAAAGCATCTGAACCAAACTCAAAATCAATCGCCTCAATCCTTACAAGATGCTGTCATCTTACCACTTCAAGATTTCTTTGAGCGATTTGGAATCTCGCAAGCTAGCCTGATTCTGATTTTTATCTTGCTCTATAAATTAGGTGATGCATTAGTCGGCGTGACTGGTAATTTGTTCTTAAGGGAAATAGGCTTTAGCAAAACAGAAATTGCCGCAATTCAAGGTGTTATGGGATTGATAGCAACAACCGTCGGTGTACTTGTTGGCGGTATCGTGATGAGTAAAATTGGTATCAATCGCGCTCTTTGGATATTTGGTGTATTACAGTTAGTGAGTAACTTGGGTTATTACGTCTTATCGGTGGCTGGCAAAAATAGCAATCTTTTGGTATTAGCAATTAATGTTGAAAACTTCTGTGCTGGCTTAGTTACAGTTGTGACGGTTGCCTTTTTAATGAGTCTTTGCAGCCACAGTTTTACAACAACTCAATTTGCATTATTCTCTAGCTTGATGGCTATTAGTAGGGATATTCTCTCGGCTCCCTCTGGCGATTTAGCGAAAGCAACAGGTTGGTCTTCATTCTTTCTACTGACCTTGGTCGCAGCCCTACCAGGATTGCTGCTTTTGCCTGTTATTGCTCCTTGGAATCAACATCCAAAACCGTTTTCTAGACCCGGACTTGACTATGAGGAATAA
- the dndE gene encoding DNA sulfur modification protein DndE produces the protein MEPPLDRIKLSQTAKEQLIKLKRSTKIENWNVLCRWGFCRSLAEPTPPSPVPIPADSNVEMTWSVFGGEMSDILLLALKQRCYNDGFGTDKETLATQFRLHLHRGIGYLAGDPNIKKIEDLIELAADA, from the coding sequence ATGGAACCTCCTCTTGACCGTATAAAACTCTCACAAACAGCAAAAGAGCAACTCATCAAACTCAAACGCAGTACCAAAATTGAAAACTGGAACGTGTTGTGTCGTTGGGGTTTTTGTCGTTCTCTTGCGGAACCCACCCCTCCATCACCCGTACCCATACCTGCTGACAGCAACGTTGAAATGACATGGTCGGTGTTCGGTGGCGAGATGTCCGATATTCTGTTACTTGCTCTCAAGCAACGCTGTTACAACGATGGCTTTGGGACAGATAAAGAAACTCTTGCGACCCAGTTTCGCCTTCACTTACATCGCGGTATCGGTTACTTGGCTGGCGATCCAAATATTAAGAAAATTGAAGATTTGATTGAATTGGCTGCGGACGCGTGA